TCCCagcagagggagaaaggggaggggtgAGCACACTGCCCCCTCCCCAGCAGCCCCCGCCCCACGGGTGCCCTCTTTGGCCGGGTGCCCTGCGGCCTGGCATTGTGGAGCGGCTTCTGCTCAGAGGTTTCTCACCCCCGCTGTGTGCTGTCGCCCCAAGGTCCAGGCGGAGCCCGTGCGTGGTCGAGGCCACTTGGAGGAGAGGCCCCAGGTGGAGTGGTGACGTGGCCGAGCACTGATTGAGAATGAGCACCAACACGGAAGGCCAAGGTGACAAGGCCCAGGCCACAGAAGAGGCGGCAGCTCTCCAGGCAGCTCCTGGGGCAGCCCAGGCTGCTGCTGAGGAGGCTGCGGCTGGGGCTGGCACTGGGGCTGGCACTGGGGCTGCGGGGGCAGCCGTGAGGGAGGGGGCTCCTTTTCAGATCCGTCAGATGGAAGAAGAGCAGATCCAAGCAGTGGTCCAGCAGCTGATAGCCTTAACCGTGAGGAAGAAGGGCCTCCAGGGAGAGGGCGAGAAAGCCAAGGGCAAGGAGGCAGCGGCCGAGGCATTCCCGGGGAGCCTGACCCCCTGGAGAATGGACCCCCTGCTCCCCAGGCagaatgaaaaggagaagaaagacaaGAGGAAATACGACCGCCAAGGCCGGCTGCTTTGCAACGGCGTCGACCTGTGCGACTGCCTGGTGGCCGAGTGCCCGGGCTGCTTCTACCCGTGCCCCAAGTGCAGCTCCCGCAAATGTGGCGTCAAGTGTTGCTGCAACCGCCGCTGGGTGTACGGGAAGACCGAAAACGAGTGTGGCGACCTGGTCAGCGCCTTCCCCTTCGACTATCCCGACTGAGGGCGGCCCGGCGCCCAGCCACGCTCCGCTCCCTTCCCTCTGCAGGGCCGCGCTGGCTGCCTTCTCAGTGAGGGGCTGCACTGGCTCTAGGGCCGAGGGAGCCTGCTGGGGCTGGGCAACACAAGGGGCCCTCCCGGGGGAGACCTCGCAAACCTCACCCTCCAGCAGCGCTTTGGGAGGTTCTGGCAGAGCAAGAACGAGGCACGCCTGCCCTAGCATCCTCCCACCTTCGCTTCTCCCTAGAGTCTCTGCATCTCTCAGCGGGGCCTTCCTGTGTTTCGTGTTGTCATTAGCCCTTGCGGCTTCACTAGCCCGCTGTTTCTTCCCTGTCCGGTTGTGGCTCTTTGCTGTCTTTCTGGTCCTTTCCTCCCATGTGGCAATCTTTCGTGTCAAGCTCTAGCAGATGAGCTGTTCAGCTTTGAGATGGCATCATTTGTGTAATAGtgtttcaagaaaaaataaaagccgTTTGTAAATTCAAAGTTGCTGTTTCCTCTCACACTATCTCCTTCGAGTCGCTCTGGCCGACCCTATCCAGTGGGGTACACCTGGGCGGGCAGGCTCTGGCCACCAATACGGGGAAGGTAAGAAAGATATGGCAGCCCGCTGGGGCAGCGGAGAGAGCTCcacgaagacctgagttcatgtctggcctcagacacctactagctgagtggccctgggcaagtcacttaatcctgtgtttcatcatctataaaatgaactgcggaaggaaatggcatacttgggcaagaatctttgccaagaaaacccctcaaGGTATTACAAAACTTAGACaggactgagcaacaacaaaagaagGCCACATGTCTGGAGGGCAGCCAGGCCCTGGTGACCCTTAGCTAAACAGCCAGAACGAGGGACAGAATGGACTTGCAACAACCCGGAGAACTCTCCCCTTTCCATCTTTGCTTCTCAGGGAGGGGCTCCAAGGCTACCTCACTTTTTTCCCTTAATTGCTTGCAGAGGTCCAGGGGAGGGATGGAAATGGAATTTTCAGTGGTTAGATAATTCGCCCATCTTCCTGGGGATTAGTTGCTCTGTAgctctcccttccatctttctaatATCTGCCACCATCATCAGAGATGGGACCATAAAGGGGACCACTGATAAACAGCTTCTTGGAGGTGAGTGCTCCATCTCTGGCACACCCGAAGCCTTCATCCTGTACTATCTTCATTCCTGCCCACTTCTTGGCTTTGGGGCTGCTGACACTCCTCACGACATACAGAGTTTCATTGTGCCTTGTTTCCTTGACCCTTTTGGATTCCCAGGTAAAGTTCAATTCCTATGCTGAAACAATCAGCAGGATATCTGACAGGAAATCTGCGCTGCACTGACTCCAGGGCTAACCTTCACAGTCTCTCCTTGTCTGTAGGCAGATGAGGCCCAGAAGCAGAAAAAGTCAAAAGCCTTCGTGGCAGCCCAGTCTAGAGCCACGTGGCTGAGTTTTCCAGGACGGGGAAGGAGTTTGGGGTGTAGCAATGATGACTTAAGTATGTATATTTAGATTCCCAtcagggaccttggaggccatctagcccaaacccttcattttaccatTCAGCATGGCCAGATTCAAGAGATGTGTTAGGAGCATAAATGgcaaatttggcaactgattgtatGTGCGGAATGAAACAGAGTCGGGAGGTGAAAATCCTACCAAACTTTTAAACCCAGGAGGCAGAAAGAATGATGTCTGTTATAGAAATGAAGATTGGGAGAAGGGAAATttgggagggaaagataatgtCTGAAGATAATGTTCAGGGGAGAAACTGGGACTGGATAGAGAGACCAGAAAGTCATNAGGCCCAAGAGGTAAACCAGACTACGATTCCCAGAATCCTCAGGGAGGCGCCGTTTCCAGCCGCCATATTCGTCTCTCATAGGTCTTACTGATAGCtctgggaattctgggaaaagtaGTCCCATTGGTTCCCTACACTGGCACCCAGACTAAGGTCCTGAAGCGTGAAAACGCACCACCTCAGCTGGGTGAGTAGTGGAAAACGGAATTTGGGAGGTCCCAAAGAAGCCTGAGGAGCTAAGCAGGTGCGGGTCTTTCAGGGGGGAGGCAGATTCACTTCTTTCGCCCCTCTTGGGCTTTTCCCCACAGCCAGAGAAGCCATGATGCGTGGGATGCGTCACAGCCTGCGACTTGCATCAACCCCACCCCTTCACGGCCCGGGTTGTTCGCAGGTGCCTCTCTAGGGGCTGAGCTTGGCGGACCAGAGCTGAGTAGAGCCTCGTAGGGACCTGGGCGGGGCGAGGTAGAGGGTGGCTccgagaggaggagaggaaagggaggggaggggctgTGCGTAAGGAGTAGAAATTGGAAGCCCAGAGATACCTGATTTCAGGTCCCGCCCCTGCCACACCCGAGCGTGATGAAGGGCGAGTCAGTCATCCTCAGTATCCTCTCTGTAAAAAGTGCTCTTGTGAGGAGCAGCTAATAAGATGAGAGGATCCAGAAAGTGCTGTGGGAGCGATGTCCGGCCTTCCTTGTGGGTCGATACCCTCCATCTGTTTCCTCTGAGAAGATGGAGGCAGAAGTGGCCTGGCCACGTGCCCCGCCCGGTAGGGCAGTGGACAAACATTGAGGGGTccagaaaggcttcatggaggtgttctgggaagagaggggggaggcaGAGCATTCCCAGCATGAGGAACAGCAAAAGCTTGGAGACAGGAAACggagtgtcttgtgtgaggaGCTGCAAATAGGCAAGTGTAAATGGAAATGGATCACTGAGCATGTGGAAGGGAATAAAGGGAAAGCCTGGAAAGATAAGAAAGGGTCAGGTTTTGAGGAGCTTTAAATGACAGGTCATTTGATATTTGATCATTTtgaagtaatagggagctactgcaGGTTACTGAATAAGGGGTGGTGGTGTGGAACTGACCATCCTTTAGGaatatattttacattctttaggaaaatcattacaggtggatggaggatggattgaagagaggagagatttgCAGCAGGAAGACCAGTGAAAATGCTATTATTAGTGATGGGGATGAGGATGACAAGGTTGAGAGCCTGGATGACTTGGAGGATGGTGGTGTCATTGACAACAACTGGAAAGTGGAGGACTGGGGAGGATTGGGGGgcggggaagataatgagttcagatttgagcgcattgagtttgagatgcctacaggacATCATCCAGTTTGCAATGTCCAAGAGATAGTTGATAGGAAACAGGGgctgaatatatatttatataaacacacacatctAGATAGTGTTTCCATGTAGGAAAATTCCTTCTCAGCTCTTCTAAGGATTTGTTTTTTGGAATCCTAAAGGCtcaaataataaagaaatcaagaaaaagtaTGTGAACAGGCACAGGAGCACATAGGAGAGAAGCAGTCATAAGCCAGGTAGATTTGCTTTTTACccttgctgtgtgtgtgtgtgtgtgtgtgtgtgtccctttcTGATGCTGATGGTGAGTCATTCttgcaaacaaaataaatatgaatgaatttCAACACATAAGTGTACTCTATGTAAATCCTCTGAGTGATATTCCAagaaattttttagaaatttttagaaatttccAAGAAATTATTTGCTCATAGCAAAATAAGTACTTAAATTGTCCATTTTGATGCTGTTAGAGCTCTTAAAGTTGCAAGATCAGAATCTTTTGATCGGTTGAATGTTCCCCAATGATGTTCCCCAGGATTTTTCAGTGTATGAGTATTTGATATAGGCTATATACCGTTCTTTGTAAAGACAATGAAACttactgtttcttatttattaaacaattttttagaTATCTGTAAAAACTGACTAAAGCGTTTGAAGAATGTTGGAAGCATTTTAAGATAAAGTTAATCAGTCACTTCATCGCCAGgtatgtttttagtttttttaaaatcattgtttTAAATCATTTCAGTGTAAAGCATCATAACTAGCTTGGCCACTAATGGAAAgaagaatattatgaaaatgtGAAAGATGTTAAATTAACCTGTTCTATAAGCAAATGAAGCATTAAAAATCTTGATGCAAATCATCTAACTAGTGAAAGAATTTTAGTTTCGTTTTTAGTAATTGAAATGATTTTTTGTTAACATTCCcttcttttaatgttttctgtTATCAGATTTCTTTATCAGGTAGAGATCATTTAtcatgtaattaaaatattttatcttgtcCCATCATGTTGGTTTGTAATAATACATCATGCATCATTTATTCATAGAGATGCTcctagagaggaggaggaaaacattccaagcctggagtcaggagatggagtgtcttgtgtgaggaGCAGCAAATAGGCAATGTAAGTGGATCACTGAGAGTGTGAAACTTTTAGTATAACTCTTACAGAAAAGTAATTcactgttaattattattatcattcattattattgtttagaAATTCAAACAAAATGTTATGAAAAATACAGAATGAATTATAGTTTCTGGAGTTCCCAAGAATTCCCAGAAATTCCAATTTCTTGTTCCAGAATCAAAAGATAACATTTCTAGGGAATTTGGAAACAACACATCTGGAAAtgatctgcatagagatgataattgaacccataaGCTCAAATGAAATTGCTAAGTAAGGTAGCATAGAGAACAAGAGGGAGGCAAGGCAGAGCCTTCCTTCAGGGGCATTCATGATTAGTAGGTGGCACATGGATGACAATCCTACAAAAGAGATTGAGAACGAATTATCAGAATGGTAGGAAGTGAACTGGGAGAGatcagtgtcacaaaaacccagaaagcAGAGCACATCCAG
This genomic interval from Gracilinanus agilis isolate LMUSP501 unplaced genomic scaffold, AgileGrace unplaced_scaffold57329, whole genome shotgun sequence contains the following:
- the LOC123256247 gene encoding ARL14 effector protein-like, producing MSTNTEGQGDKAQATEEAAALQAAPGAAQAAAEEAAAGAGTGAGTGAAGAAVREGAPFQIRQMEEEQIQAVVQQLIALTVRKKGLQGEGEKAKGKEAAAEAFPGSLTPWRMDPLLPRQNEKEKKDKRKYDRQGRLLCNGVDLCDCLVAECPGCFYPCPKCSSRKCGVKCCCNRRWVYGKTENECGDLVSAFPFDYPD